From Neobacillus sp. PS2-9, the proteins below share one genomic window:
- a CDS encoding response regulator translates to MKRILLAEDEEILRMLIIDTFEEKEYQVDEAEDGQEALEFIERSFYDLIILDYMMPFLTGLEVIQKIKPMVEHTHTKILMLSAKSQQFEQEKVFEAGADYYMTKPFIPSQLLQMVEEIFNEK, encoded by the coding sequence GTGAAAAGAATCTTATTAGCGGAAGATGAAGAAATATTAAGAATGCTGATTATTGATACGTTCGAAGAGAAGGAATATCAAGTAGATGAAGCAGAGGATGGTCAGGAGGCTTTAGAATTCATCGAACGAAGTTTCTACGATCTAATTATATTAGATTATATGATGCCATTTTTAACGGGACTTGAAGTCATTCAGAAGATTAAGCCAATGGTTGAACATACCCATACAAAAATCTTGATGTTATCTGCAAAAAGTCAGCAATTTGAACAAGAGAAGGTGTTTGAGGCAGGCGCTGATTATTACATGACAAAACCATTTATTCCAAGTCAGCTTTTGCAAATGGTTGAGGAAATCTTTAATGAAAAGTAA